In the Nitratiruptor sp. YY09-18 genome, TCGGTTAATGCTTTAAAAAGCCCTTCAATACACTGCTTCCCTGCATACATTTTGCGCAAAATCTGTGGATGGCGATAAAGCTTTTCGTAAAGTATCTTTTTGAGTTTTTTGATCTGCGTGCTCAAAGTATCTGGATAGCAAATCGGCAATGACTCACTAGCTGGAATCGTTGCGCATAAAACTTTATTGCTTTTTGGAATATGTTTTTTTGATTCATTGATGAGTGAAATGACCATCTTTGCAATGAGTAAAGATGTAAAACGGTAGCGAAAAAGCTTCTCTTCCCTTTTATATCCTTCTGTTTGTGCTTCATGCATTACCTCTTGGACAAGCTCATTCTCTTCGATCGTTGCAAAATCTATAAGCCCATATTTAATTCCATCATCGATATCAGCGCTAATATAGGCGATCTCATCTGCTTTATCTACGATCATCGCCTCCAAGCTTGGATGGCGGTCTAATTTAAAGACCTCATCATACCACGCATTTAAAAAAGGCTTTTTATAGGGATAGGAGTGTTTTAAAATTCCTTCGAGTGTTGCAAAAGTGAGATTGAGCCCATCAAAATCTTTATAGCGCTTTTCAAGCTTTGTCACAACCCGAAAGGATTGGAAATTGTGCTCAAAACCATTTGAACTAAAGCGATCTTTAATAAGTCTATCAAGCTCATCTCCTCCCACATGTCCAAAGGGAGTGTGTCCCAGATCATGTGCTAAAGCAATTGCTTCAGCCAAAGGCTCACTAAGACGAAGCTCTCTTGCAATGGTTCTTGAAATTTGTGCAACTTCGAGGGAATGTGTGAGGCGAGTGCGAAAATAGTCTCCCACGTAATTAATAAAAACTTGCGTTTTATATTCAAGCCTGCGAAAAGAGGATGAGTGGATAATACGATCACGATCGCGATAGAAAGAATCACGAAAATCTTTGATACTTGGATAAAACCGATCAGCGCACTGCATTTTTGAGTCTTTTGAGTTTTCTAAAGACATTGGCAAAATCAATCTCTACATCGCATTTTCTTTCAAGCTTTACCTTTTCACTCAAAAAATCGCCAATTTTTTTGTACTTTCCATCTTCAAGCTTATAAACTTTTGCTTTATAATCCTTTGAATACATGAGGATATAATACTCTACCTCCTCAGCATACATGGCAAATTTTATATCCTCATCTCTTGTAGCGCTTGATGGACTTACTATTTCAACTACAATAAAAGGAGCCTTTTGAATAAAATCGGTAAGTTCCCCACATACTACGCTAATATCTGGACGCACTACATTTTTCTCATCTATTTTCCAGTCCTCTTCTACTAATACAAAGCACTCATCACACTCTTCAAGTGCGTCAACAAACTCTTTTGCTAATTGAGCTAAAAGCAACTGATGCTCACTCACAGGACTTGGAACCATTGCAATTGGCACTCCATCAATAAGCTCCCAATCCCCCTCCCACTGCTTATAGTCTTCGTAGGTATATTCTGGAATATAGCGAGCAGTCATGGTAGTCCTTTTTGGTATAATCTTACTCAATTATAGCAAAAGGATGCTCATGAAGGTGACACTGCTCCACTATACTCCTCTACCAATTGCTGCCCATGCGATACGTACTTGTTGGCAAAGCTTTGATAAAAGCGATAATGGAGGTCCAAAAGATCAAGAGCTCATAGATCGTGTTGGCAATAAATATAAACACGCTTCAACGTTAGAGCATCTTGTCTATACCTTCTATATTCAAGGAATAAGCCGCGCCCTTTTGCAAGAGCTTGCCCGCCATCGCATGGCAAGTCTGAGTGTAAAATCTACACGCTACACTCTCAAAGAGCTAAAAAATGCCGAGCCTTTTGATGAAAAAGATTTTGAAGGTGTAAGCAAATATATTGTC is a window encoding:
- a CDS encoding deoxyguanosinetriphosphate triphosphohydrolase, whose protein sequence is MQCADRFYPSIKDFRDSFYRDRDRIIHSSSFRRLEYKTQVFINYVGDYFRTRLTHSLEVAQISRTIARELRLSEPLAEAIALAHDLGHTPFGHVGGDELDRLIKDRFSSNGFEHNFQSFRVVTKLEKRYKDFDGLNLTFATLEGILKHSYPYKKPFLNAWYDEVFKLDRHPSLEAMIVDKADEIAYISADIDDGIKYGLIDFATIEENELVQEVMHEAQTEGYKREEKLFRYRFTSLLIAKMVISLINESKKHIPKSNKVLCATIPASESLPICYPDTLSTQIKKLKKILYEKLYRHPQILRKMYAGKQCIEGLFKALTEEPRLMPDEYYQRAQEEVYRVAADFIAGMSDRYAMGLYHEIYGIKL
- a CDS encoding Uma2 family endonuclease — translated: MTARYIPEYTYEDYKQWEGDWELIDGVPIAMVPSPVSEHQLLLAQLAKEFVDALEECDECFVLVEEDWKIDEKNVVRPDISVVCGELTDFIQKAPFIVVEIVSPSSATRDEDIKFAMYAEEVEYYILMYSKDYKAKVYKLEDGKYKKIGDFLSEKVKLERKCDVEIDFANVFRKLKRLKNAVR
- the thyX gene encoding FAD-dependent thymidylate synthase, coding for MKVTLLHYTPLPIAAHAIRTCWQSFDKSDNGGPKDQELIDRVGNKYKHASTLEHLVYTFYIQGISRALLQELARHRMASLSVKSTRYTLKELKNAEPFDEKDFEGVSKYIVLTGNELVDTMSIKALNNLQKVLQEGISNDIAKYCLPECYKTELTWTINARSLQNFLALRSSKSALWEIRDLTHAIFDALPEDHRYLYEDHIHRG